A window of the Dyadobacter pollutisoli genome harbors these coding sequences:
- a CDS encoding BatA domain-containing protein, producing MSFLFPSFLWGLLAISVPIAIHIFNFRRTKKVYFTNVAFLKAVETKTRSIRQIKHWLILAARILAIACLALAFAQPFLPAENRLSVDKRGITSLYLDNSLSMESELNNKRYLDIATSKLSDLLGIFKNATSLQLVTNDFSAQEQGLYPAEKVRDRLTTIGLSNTPRTLEQIYKRQENLMARHAHTGKNQFFWFSDFQKSTVGNLSEIKTDSTNQLFLVPVQAEAEKNVFVDSAWLNTPFIRELQNNILFVKVSNSGKQETGNVVLKLSLDNTQASTASVNVPANGSATARFNFNLKGKGFKKGQITFDDFPVTFDNNYYFVLNASPLIRILHIYGQKFAGNYIENVYANDSLFSLQSYSAQNVDPGLIKNADLVVLEGVGQLSGSLPLDLQDFVRKGGSLAVVPSTSPNGESYGRFLSGLGINGLEAFTNTSPSPVAIAPPDRNNPFFSDVFEESVRQEINLNLPSASAVWTWANAGQLLLALRDGQTYLNQATSGTGKIYMFAAPFMPEYGNVPQHAIFVPVMYKIAASSVRAQRTSYKFDENPIVLSMGNSESNSVYKLRRGKVEIIPLQRIAGNQLLLEIPEGDQLGEGLDAGYFDLVRDNKVEQIIALNHNNSESRLQYYSPDELRAAFSGQKNVQVFDRIDDDAFSTAFQQQNMGTSLWKYFLYAALFFLLTEIALIRFMK from the coding sequence ATGAGTTTTCTGTTTCCATCTTTTTTATGGGGTTTACTGGCTATATCTGTTCCGATCGCCATTCATATATTTAATTTCAGGCGAACCAAAAAGGTCTATTTTACCAATGTTGCATTTCTAAAAGCGGTTGAAACCAAAACCCGCTCCATCCGTCAGATCAAGCACTGGCTGATCCTGGCTGCCCGTATTCTGGCCATTGCCTGTCTTGCGCTGGCATTTGCACAGCCATTTCTCCCGGCCGAAAACAGGTTATCAGTCGATAAAAGAGGCATTACCAGCCTGTATTTGGACAATTCACTGAGCATGGAAAGTGAGCTGAACAATAAAAGATACCTCGACATCGCGACCAGCAAACTCAGCGATCTGCTGGGTATATTCAAAAACGCTACCTCACTGCAACTCGTTACCAACGATTTTTCGGCTCAGGAACAAGGCCTTTATCCCGCCGAAAAAGTCCGTGACCGGCTCACTACCATTGGATTATCTAATACGCCCCGAACGCTCGAACAGATTTACAAACGTCAGGAAAACCTGATGGCACGCCACGCTCATACCGGCAAAAACCAGTTCTTCTGGTTCTCCGATTTTCAAAAAAGTACCGTAGGCAACCTGTCTGAAATCAAGACTGACAGTACTAATCAGCTTTTTCTGGTGCCGGTACAGGCCGAGGCTGAGAAAAATGTTTTCGTCGACTCAGCATGGCTTAATACGCCGTTTATCCGTGAGCTGCAAAACAATATCCTCTTTGTCAAAGTCAGCAACTCCGGCAAGCAGGAGACAGGAAATGTGGTTCTTAAACTGAGCCTGGACAATACGCAGGCCTCCACGGCATCGGTGAATGTGCCCGCTAATGGCAGTGCGACTGCGAGATTTAATTTCAATCTAAAAGGCAAAGGCTTCAAAAAAGGACAGATTACATTTGACGACTTTCCGGTCACATTCGACAACAATTATTACTTTGTCCTCAATGCTTCGCCGCTGATCAGGATCCTGCATATTTACGGCCAGAAATTTGCTGGTAACTACATTGAGAATGTGTATGCCAATGACAGTCTGTTTTCACTGCAGAGTTACAGTGCGCAGAATGTAGATCCCGGCCTCATTAAAAACGCCGATCTGGTAGTACTGGAAGGTGTAGGTCAGCTCTCAGGCTCATTGCCTCTCGATTTACAGGATTTTGTGCGAAAAGGCGGAAGTCTTGCCGTCGTTCCTTCCACATCTCCTAATGGTGAGAGTTACGGCCGTTTTCTTTCCGGACTAGGCATCAATGGCCTGGAAGCATTCACCAATACCAGCCCGTCGCCCGTCGCTATCGCCCCTCCTGATCGGAACAATCCGTTTTTCAGCGATGTTTTCGAGGAGTCGGTCCGGCAGGAAATTAACCTGAACTTACCTTCGGCTTCGGCCGTGTGGACCTGGGCCAATGCAGGCCAATTGTTACTGGCACTACGGGATGGGCAAACCTATCTCAATCAGGCTACTTCGGGTACTGGCAAGATTTACATGTTTGCAGCACCGTTCATGCCTGAGTATGGTAATGTACCTCAGCATGCGATTTTTGTTCCGGTCATGTATAAAATTGCCGCATCCAGTGTACGGGCGCAGCGGACTTCGTACAAATTTGACGAAAACCCCATTGTGCTTTCGATGGGCAACTCGGAAAGCAATTCGGTTTATAAACTGCGTCGGGGCAAAGTGGAGATTATTCCATTGCAGCGCATCGCCGGCAACCAGCTTTTACTCGAAATCCCCGAAGGCGATCAGCTGGGCGAAGGCTTGGACGCAGGATATTTTGATCTCGTGCGGGATAATAAAGTGGAGCAGATCATTGCATTGAACCACAACAATTCAGAATCCAGGCTGCAATACTACTCCCCGGACGAACTGCGGGCTGCTTTTTCAGGACAAAAAAATGTACAGGTTTTTGACCGGATAGATGACGATGCTTTTTCGACGGCATTTCAGCAGCAGAACATGGGTACCAGCCTCTGGAAGTACTTTTTGTACGCCGCGCTATTCTTTTTGCTGACCGAAATTGCGTTGATCAGGTTTATGAAATAA
- the ctlX gene encoding citrulline utilization hydrolase CtlX yields the protein MRVITSSAQIQPQSTSRIMMIRPVRFGFNEETAESNEFQQESFAQSTRETAQQIAKEEFDLMIDQLKKAGVNLHIFEDTDDVYRPDAVFSNNWVSFHQSGKVVLYPMMAENRRAERRLDIVDRLANDFNVEEVIDLTHFEAQGKFLEGTGSMVLDRRYKIAYACLSPRTHMEVLDAFADALGYEVIAFSASDENDKPIYHTNVLMCVGDIFAVVCLEAIKDPDERYLVRSALEETKKDVIEISLEQVRHFAGNMLMVRNDKSNKFLVMSTQAYDSLTRQQRQALSEHARLLHTDLSVIEGNGGGSARCMMTEIHLPRK from the coding sequence ATGCGCGTTATCACTTCATCCGCTCAAATTCAGCCACAATCTACCTCGCGGATCATGATGATCAGGCCGGTCAGATTTGGTTTTAATGAAGAAACTGCCGAAAGTAATGAGTTTCAGCAGGAATCTTTTGCCCAAAGTACCCGTGAGACGGCGCAGCAGATTGCAAAAGAGGAATTTGACCTGATGATCGATCAGCTAAAAAAGGCTGGCGTTAATCTGCATATTTTTGAAGATACTGATGATGTTTACAGGCCCGATGCGGTGTTTTCCAACAACTGGGTGTCCTTTCACCAAAGTGGCAAAGTGGTACTCTACCCTATGATGGCCGAAAACCGCCGTGCTGAACGAAGGCTCGATATTGTTGACAGGTTAGCCAACGATTTCAATGTAGAAGAAGTAATAGATCTGACCCATTTTGAAGCGCAGGGCAAATTTCTCGAAGGTACCGGCAGCATGGTACTCGACCGCCGCTACAAAATTGCATACGCCTGTCTTTCCCCGCGCACGCATATGGAGGTACTGGACGCATTCGCGGATGCGCTCGGGTACGAGGTTATTGCTTTTTCTGCTTCGGACGAAAACGACAAACCTATTTACCATACCAATGTTTTAATGTGTGTTGGCGATATATTTGCGGTGGTCTGCCTGGAAGCCATCAAAGATCCTGACGAACGCTATCTGGTGCGCTCGGCACTGGAAGAAACGAAAAAGGATGTGATTGAAATTTCGCTCGAACAAGTAAGGCATTTTGCCGGTAATATGCTGATGGTAAGGAATGACAAATCAAACAAATTTCTTGTCATGTCCACCCAGGCCTACGATTCACTGACCCGGCAGCAGCGGCAGGCATTGAGCGAGCACGCCCGGCTATTGCACACCGATCTGTCTGTAATTGAGGGAAATGGCGGCGGTTCGGCCCGATGTATGATGACTGAGATACATTTGCCAAGAAAGTAA
- a CDS encoding arginine deiminase family protein, whose protein sequence is MITDAAPDNTINVSSETGTLKRLLIHSPDRGLGKVVPSKAQDWLFEDIVHLDTMRRDEYDYYVKLLLYFLDPDKIKGKLSQIDNDPTRAFYIPGTDEYYDSDRVVDIQKLLGQILEENNVRVKLTAAICGIERCSYRIQEELNAYDPHELAKIFISGSCPDKRMLFAPLPNLIFMRDIGIVINDHILLNKPAKTARTRESILAQFVFFYHPMFAHIKDNLIEIPENERHFLLPDDEKASDYHRCTLEGGDVMMVAPNHLLIGCSERTSIYAAQQVMKILFDKNVVDKITIIKIPKKRDYMHIDTIFTQVKKNVWVLLGSLARLGDEARKKDVLHFFAPTAANKEFRILQFVKGSEQQPREIENLEDLLAEISGKDLGSNEPVRFIYSGDNEFPYGEREQWTDSCNLLALKDGVVVGYDRNDRTLDAFRRQDFTVISAKELLEKFENNELSPATLADTFITLPSAELSRARGGSHCMSMPVLREPLLSEF, encoded by the coding sequence ATGATAACAGACGCTGCACCCGATAACACAATCAATGTCTCTTCCGAAACAGGCACCCTCAAAAGACTGCTCATCCACAGCCCCGACCGCGGTTTGGGCAAGGTAGTGCCCAGCAAAGCCCAGGACTGGCTTTTTGAGGACATTGTCCATCTGGATACCATGCGCCGAGATGAGTATGACTATTACGTAAAACTGTTGCTGTACTTTCTGGACCCTGATAAAATCAAAGGAAAACTAAGCCAGATTGATAATGATCCCACAAGGGCTTTCTACATCCCGGGAACCGATGAATATTACGATTCCGACCGCGTAGTGGACATTCAGAAGCTGCTCGGACAGATCCTTGAAGAAAATAATGTGCGGGTCAAGCTGACCGCGGCGATCTGTGGTATAGAAAGATGCTCTTATCGCATTCAGGAGGAATTGAATGCATACGATCCCCATGAGCTGGCCAAGATCTTCATTTCAGGCTCCTGCCCGGATAAACGAATGCTTTTCGCTCCCCTGCCCAACCTGATTTTCATGCGGGATATTGGTATCGTTATCAATGATCATATCCTGCTCAACAAACCCGCGAAGACGGCACGTACCCGGGAATCCATTCTCGCCCAATTTGTCTTTTTCTACCATCCTATGTTTGCCCATATCAAGGATAACCTCATTGAAATACCTGAAAATGAGCGGCATTTCCTCTTACCGGACGACGAAAAAGCCAGTGATTACCACCGCTGCACCCTGGAAGGTGGCGACGTGATGATGGTCGCTCCCAACCACCTGCTGATCGGCTGCAGCGAGCGAACCTCGATTTATGCTGCGCAACAGGTCATGAAAATCCTGTTTGATAAAAATGTGGTCGATAAGATTACCATCATTAAAATACCGAAAAAGCGGGACTACATGCACATTGACACTATTTTCACCCAGGTCAAAAAAAATGTGTGGGTACTGCTCGGTTCGCTGGCGAGGCTGGGCGACGAAGCCCGAAAAAAAGATGTACTGCATTTTTTCGCGCCGACTGCCGCCAATAAAGAGTTCAGGATATTACAATTTGTAAAAGGTAGTGAGCAACAGCCAAGAGAAATCGAAAATCTGGAAGATCTGCTAGCCGAAATCAGTGGAAAAGATCTGGGGTCGAACGAGCCTGTGCGTTTTATTTACTCGGGGGACAATGAATTTCCCTATGGCGAACGCGAGCAATGGACCGACTCCTGTAATTTGCTGGCGTTGAAAGACGGCGTGGTCGTAGGATATGACCGCAATGATAGGACATTGGATGCTTTCAGAAGGCAAGATTTTACGGTGATCAGCGCGAAAGAGCTTTTGGAAAAATTTGAAAATAATGAGCTGTCCCCAGCCACATTGGCCGATACATTCATTACACTGCCTTCTGCCGAGCTGTCACGGGCGCGGGGCGGATCGCATTGCATGAGTATGCCTGTATTGCGGGAGCCCCTGCTTAGTGAATTTTAA
- a CDS encoding TonB-dependent receptor has protein sequence MHKFYLPSLLISLTVFINPGKSLAQSDSLKARDLQEITINAFESKTNPLTTTATVGLLSSRTLNRFSATTWTNAVNTLPGVRMEERSPGSYRFSVRGSLIRSPFGVRNVKFYWNGIPFTDASGNTPLNSLDYGAVQSMEIIKGPGSSLYGAGTGGVVLLQSHAENDFQNRAEQSVSLGKYGFQSRNSTLQIGDISIQYGHSEQDGYRDHSAMKRDAIRFASTSKIGEKGTLSLLGMYSDLYYQTPGGINIAQYQKDPKLARQSTATVPGSEAQQAAIYTKLAMLGGNYVLQLSDSWTQSSALYATFTDFANPFISNYEKRDENGIGGRNIWQNRSQIGNVKTNWTSGFEWQYGKSAQRNYDNIGGRPDKQQTVEDIRTSNLSVFSQLEAVLLTDLTLSAGVSYNTFKYKYERFFALPYSKEQRTFDGIFIPRFAANKVIAKNWAVTASYSGGFSPPTLQEVRPSAGGFRKDLEAERGTNVEVGIRRTGKRITGEISAYHFGLKETIVRRTNEAGAEYFINAGKTKQKGLEWTIAYEILSDPRLPVMLKIWNAGTYTRYTFDDFKQADVDLSGKLIPGIPRFSQNTGLDALFKYGLSAYVTYQHGDSFYLNDANTVKNTAYNQWIARISWKKSWGQHFYSELSASAEKVNAGIYSLGYDLNAFGNRYYNAAPKNNVWAGVKVGWEWQKNSK, from the coding sequence ATGCACAAATTTTATCTTCCTAGCCTCTTAATTTCTTTAACCGTTTTTATTAATCCTGGAAAATCACTGGCCCAAAGCGACAGTCTGAAAGCCCGGGACTTGCAGGAAATCACCATTAATGCCTTTGAGTCCAAAACTAACCCGCTCACTACTACCGCAACGGTAGGTTTGCTCAGTTCCAGGACTTTGAACAGGTTTTCCGCCACTACCTGGACCAATGCGGTCAATACCCTTCCTGGGGTGAGAATGGAAGAACGCTCTCCCGGCAGCTACCGGTTTTCGGTCCGTGGAAGCCTGATCAGGAGCCCTTTTGGTGTGCGTAATGTTAAATTTTACTGGAATGGCATTCCTTTCACGGATGCCAGTGGAAACACGCCGCTGAACTCGCTGGATTATGGCGCAGTACAAAGTATGGAGATCATCAAAGGGCCAGGAAGCAGCTTATATGGCGCGGGTACCGGCGGCGTGGTTCTTTTGCAAAGCCACGCTGAGAACGACTTTCAAAACCGTGCCGAACAAAGTGTCAGTTTGGGCAAATACGGCTTTCAGAGCAGGAATTCAACTTTGCAGATCGGCGATATTTCTATCCAGTACGGACATAGTGAGCAGGACGGTTACCGTGACCACAGTGCGATGAAAAGGGACGCGATCCGCTTTGCTTCGACATCTAAGATTGGAGAAAAAGGCACTCTGTCGTTGCTGGGGATGTATTCAGATCTATATTACCAGACGCCGGGCGGCATCAACATCGCCCAATATCAGAAGGACCCAAAGCTGGCACGTCAGTCAACCGCTACGGTACCGGGCAGCGAGGCCCAGCAGGCGGCGATTTATACAAAACTGGCAATGCTTGGCGGAAACTATGTTTTGCAACTTTCGGACAGCTGGACACAGTCTTCGGCCCTTTACGCGACATTCACTGACTTTGCCAACCCTTTTATTTCCAATTATGAAAAAAGGGATGAGAATGGCATCGGCGGCAGAAATATCTGGCAAAACCGGTCTCAAATTGGAAATGTAAAAACCAACTGGACCAGCGGCTTCGAATGGCAATACGGCAAATCAGCCCAGAGAAATTATGATAATATTGGCGGTCGGCCCGACAAACAGCAAACCGTTGAAGATATCAGAACTTCCAATTTGTCTGTTTTTAGCCAACTGGAAGCCGTCTTGCTCACAGACCTTACGCTGAGCGCTGGTGTGAGCTATAATACGTTCAAATACAAGTACGAGCGCTTTTTCGCACTTCCTTACAGCAAAGAACAACGCACGTTTGACGGCATATTCATTCCACGTTTTGCGGCAAATAAGGTCATTGCCAAAAACTGGGCAGTTACTGCTTCTTACAGCGGCGGCTTCTCCCCTCCTACCTTGCAGGAAGTACGTCCGTCGGCCGGCGGGTTTCGCAAAGACCTGGAAGCCGAAAGAGGTACCAATGTGGAAGTGGGCATCAGAAGAACCGGAAAACGCATTACCGGCGAGATCAGCGCATATCATTTTGGGTTGAAAGAAACCATTGTAAGAAGGACCAACGAAGCAGGCGCTGAATATTTTATCAATGCAGGAAAAACCAAGCAAAAAGGGCTTGAATGGACCATTGCCTACGAAATTCTTTCCGATCCACGGCTACCGGTGATGCTGAAAATCTGGAATGCAGGTACTTATACCAGATATACCTTTGACGACTTTAAGCAAGCAGACGTAGACCTCAGCGGAAAACTGATTCCCGGAATCCCGCGTTTTTCTCAGAATACAGGCCTGGATGCATTGTTCAAATACGGTCTTTCGGCATATGTCACTTATCAGCATGGCGACTCATTTTATTTGAATGATGCCAATACCGTTAAAAATACTGCCTATAATCAATGGATTGCCCGTATTAGCTGGAAAAAAAGCTGGGGACAACATTTTTACAGCGAGCTGTCAGCCTCAGCCGAGAAAGTGAATGCAGGTATTTATAGCCTCGGCTATGACCTTAACGCATTCGGGAACCGTTACTATAATGCTGCTCCGAAAAACAATGTTTGGGCCGGTGTGAAAGTGGGTTGGGAGTGGCAGAAAAATTCTAAATAA
- a CDS encoding OsmC family protein, with translation MINRKATAVWKGTGKEGTGTVSTQSTVLENTQYSFNTRFAEGKGTNPEELIAAAHASCFAMKLSFELNAAGFTADELNATATVTLDPAKGQVTKSAIDLKAKVPGVAAEQFAEIADKAKKECPISQLLNAEITLNAELVG, from the coding sequence ATGATCAATCGTAAAGCAACAGCAGTCTGGAAAGGAACTGGCAAAGAAGGAACAGGAACGGTAAGCACGCAAAGCACCGTTCTGGAAAATACGCAATATTCGTTCAATACCCGTTTTGCGGAAGGTAAGGGTACCAACCCTGAGGAACTGATCGCAGCAGCACACGCCAGCTGTTTTGCAATGAAACTGAGCTTTGAGCTGAATGCTGCCGGTTTCACTGCGGACGAATTGAATGCTACCGCGACAGTTACATTGGATCCGGCGAAAGGTCAGGTTACGAAAAGTGCGATTGACCTGAAAGCCAAGGTTCCCGGAGTTGCCGCAGAGCAGTTCGCCGAGATCGCCGACAAAGCCAAAAAAGAATGCCCTATCTCGCAACTATTGAATGCAGAGATTACTTTGAATGCGGAGTTGGTTGGGTAG
- a CDS encoding YcxB family protein, producing MAKVSVNKHQPVYQMPTNPAAVRTKKYALPTKKYITLAMRYFFKTQLKWGLIPLALILINAILNLTGVYPNLWIYITVFVGAILYVLFWLIQFTGITQLAQYKPMFEKFQYEIDNRQILMKLNQKEGSVMKWEQILDGYKDKDAYVLVISKGQFVHLPFNIFTSEHDIKVFERILKQKDLLKA from the coding sequence ATGGCCAAAGTTTCGGTGAACAAACACCAGCCCGTCTATCAAATGCCTACGAACCCAGCGGCGGTCCGTACAAAAAAATACGCCTTACCCACAAAGAAATACATTACCCTGGCCATGCGTTATTTTTTCAAAACGCAGCTTAAATGGGGACTGATCCCGTTGGCCCTGATCCTGATCAACGCCATACTGAACCTGACCGGCGTGTATCCTAACCTCTGGATTTATATTACCGTATTTGTCGGCGCGATCCTTTACGTTTTGTTCTGGCTGATCCAGTTTACAGGTATTACGCAGCTGGCACAGTACAAACCGATGTTTGAGAAGTTTCAATATGAAATTGACAACCGCCAGATCCTGATGAAACTGAACCAGAAGGAAGGTAGTGTTATGAAATGGGAGCAGATCCTGGACGGCTATAAGGACAAGGATGCGTACGTGCTGGTGATCTCAAAAGGACAGTTTGTACATCTTCCATTCAATATCTTTACTTCGGAGCACGACATTAAAGTTTTTGAAAGAATCCTCAAACAGAAGGATTTATTGAAAGCCTGA
- a CDS encoding DUF1684 domain-containing protein: MKDIINTLFLLLIVGSFACAQNFRDQTDEYRDKYKKEFLHTSNSPLKEGDLPFLQFFDPDSTYRVIAKFEKSKSESFEMPTYSGVKKTYVKYGTLKFKLNGRKHSLNVYRSLSLLAVAKYKDYLFIPFKDKTNGNISYGGGRYLDLKTTDLKDNTYILDFNKAYNPYCAYSDGYNCPIPPAANHLAVEIKAGEKKFDKTHQEARLR; this comes from the coding sequence ATGAAAGACATTATTAACACACTGTTTCTGCTGCTTATTGTCGGTTCTTTCGCATGCGCCCAAAATTTTAGGGATCAAACCGATGAATACCGCGATAAGTACAAGAAAGAATTTTTACACACTTCCAATTCTCCTTTAAAAGAGGGAGATCTTCCTTTTCTACAATTTTTCGACCCAGATTCCACTTACCGCGTGATCGCTAAATTCGAGAAAAGCAAGAGCGAATCTTTTGAAATGCCCACTTACAGCGGCGTTAAAAAGACCTATGTAAAATATGGCACCTTGAAATTCAAGCTGAACGGAAGGAAACATTCATTGAATGTGTATAGAAGCCTTAGTCTGCTCGCCGTTGCCAAGTACAAGGATTATCTCTTTATTCCTTTTAAAGACAAAACCAACGGAAACATCTCTTACGGTGGCGGCCGTTACCTGGATCTCAAAACCACTGATTTGAAGGACAACACCTACATTCTGGACTTCAACAAGGCATATAATCCTTATTGTGCTTACAGTGACGGGTACAACTGTCCGATACCGCCTGCTGCCAACCACCTGGCTGTCGAGATTAAGGCCGGCGAGAAAAAATTTGATAAAACACACCAGGAGGCTCGTTTAAGATAG
- a CDS encoding 5-(carboxyamino)imidazole ribonucleotide synthase codes for MLSSRIGILGGGQLGLMLLQAAVDWNLDIHVLDPDADAPCRNIAPHFTQGSLQDYDTVYEFGKTLDVITIEIEKVNVEALEALEKEGKRVYPQPSVIRLIQDKRVQKQFYRDHNLPTADFILTDNQEDVAQHTSFLPAFHKLGKDGYDGRGVQRLASEADLDKAFDQPGLLEEAVSFDKELAVIVARNASGQITTFPTVEMVFHPELNLVEYLFAPAEINEDIERKAQEIAKNTAEAFGIVGLLAVELFLTAEGKILINEVAPRPHNSGHHTIRANATSQYEQHWRAILNLPLGSTLAYGPSAMVNLLGEAGYEGPAVYEGMETLLATDEVFPFLYWKAITKPFRKMGHITIMDAGIDALKEKVEFVKKNIRVISKEIKQ; via the coding sequence ATGCTTTCATCCCGAATAGGTATTCTTGGCGGCGGCCAGCTTGGCTTGATGCTTTTGCAAGCTGCCGTGGACTGGAACCTTGACATTCACGTTCTGGACCCCGATGCCGACGCACCGTGCAGAAATATTGCCCCCCATTTCACTCAGGGTTCATTACAGGATTACGATACAGTTTACGAATTTGGTAAAACACTCGATGTCATTACCATTGAAATAGAAAAAGTAAATGTGGAAGCGCTCGAAGCGCTCGAAAAAGAAGGAAAACGGGTTTATCCGCAGCCTTCTGTGATCCGTCTGATTCAAGACAAACGCGTTCAGAAACAGTTTTATCGCGACCATAATCTTCCTACCGCAGATTTTATATTGACGGACAACCAGGAAGATGTTGCCCAACATACTTCGTTTTTACCGGCATTCCATAAGCTTGGCAAAGATGGTTACGATGGCCGCGGCGTTCAGCGCCTGGCCAGTGAAGCCGATCTCGACAAGGCATTTGACCAGCCAGGATTACTGGAAGAAGCAGTATCCTTCGACAAGGAACTGGCGGTAATAGTAGCAAGAAATGCCAGCGGTCAAATCACCACATTCCCGACTGTTGAAATGGTTTTTCACCCGGAGCTCAATCTGGTCGAGTATCTTTTTGCACCTGCTGAAATCAATGAAGACATTGAACGCAAAGCGCAGGAAATTGCCAAAAATACAGCCGAAGCTTTTGGTATTGTCGGTCTGCTGGCCGTGGAACTTTTCCTGACAGCAGAGGGCAAGATACTGATTAATGAAGTGGCTCCAAGACCACATAATAGCGGACACCACACGATCAGGGCTAATGCCACCTCACAATATGAACAGCACTGGCGCGCGATCCTAAACCTCCCACTGGGTAGCACATTGGCATACGGGCCGTCGGCGATGGTTAATTTATTGGGAGAGGCCGGATATGAAGGTCCTGCCGTATATGAAGGTATGGAGACGCTTTTGGCGACCGACGAGGTTTTTCCTTTCCTATATTGGAAGGCCATCACCAAGCCATTCAGAAAAATGGGGCATATCACCATTATGGATGCAGGTATTGACGCTTTAAAAGAAAAGGTTGAGTTTGTTAAAAAAAATATCAGAGTAATCAGTAAAGAGATTAAGCAATAA
- the hemW gene encoding radical SAM family heme chaperone HemW, with amino-acid sequence MHLYLHIPFCRQACHYCDFHFSTNTSNKRAVVEAIASEIILRKDYLPEKAIETIYFGGGTPSMLDEAELGLLLETIHKHFSVHKDAEITLEANPDDLNADKLRQFYAAGINRLSIGIQSFHEPHLKFLNRIHSASEAAECVRTAQDIGIQNISIDLIYAIPAENHTILREDMQKAFDLNISHISAYCLTIEPQTAFGSWLKKKKIQPIDEEFAARQFEILVKSLAENGYEQYEISNFARNGQYSRHNSSYWKQRPYLGVGPSAHSYNGGSREYNVSNNAQYLKAIQGNVIPATLEQLSVADQTNEYLLTGLRTKWGVNREKLELLSGGTFGMVHAEDLKRMSASGWIWEDTQSLYLTESGKLFADRIASDLFID; translated from the coding sequence ATGCATTTATACCTTCATATTCCTTTTTGCCGGCAGGCTTGCCATTACTGTGATTTTCATTTCAGTACCAATACTTCCAACAAACGCGCTGTTGTGGAAGCCATTGCATCCGAGATTATACTGCGCAAAGATTACCTGCCGGAAAAAGCGATTGAAACCATATACTTTGGAGGCGGAACACCGTCCATGCTCGACGAAGCCGAACTTGGTTTGCTATTGGAAACGATCCACAAACATTTCTCGGTCCATAAGGATGCGGAGATCACATTGGAGGCCAATCCTGATGATCTCAATGCCGACAAACTCCGGCAGTTTTATGCTGCGGGGATCAACAGGTTGAGCATTGGTATCCAGTCATTTCACGAGCCTCATTTAAAATTCCTGAACCGCATTCATTCTGCTTCGGAGGCAGCTGAATGTGTGCGAACCGCGCAGGATATTGGCATTCAAAACATCTCCATTGACCTTATTTACGCCATTCCTGCTGAAAATCACACAATCTTGCGAGAAGACATGCAGAAGGCTTTTGACCTAAATATTTCACATATTTCAGCCTACTGTCTCACCATTGAGCCTCAGACTGCATTTGGGAGCTGGCTTAAAAAGAAGAAGATCCAGCCCATTGATGAAGAATTTGCAGCCCGTCAATTTGAAATCCTGGTGAAATCACTGGCGGAGAATGGCTACGAGCAGTACGAAATTTCCAATTTTGCAAGAAACGGACAGTATAGCCGTCATAATAGCTCCTACTGGAAGCAGCGCCCATACCTGGGCGTCGGCCCAAGCGCGCATTCGTACAATGGTGGTAGCCGGGAATATAATGTGTCCAATAATGCTCAGTATTTGAAAGCCATCCAGGGCAATGTTATTCCTGCTACCTTGGAGCAGTTGTCTGTGGCTGACCAAACTAATGAATACCTGCTTACCGGCCTGAGAACAAAATGGGGAGTAAACCGCGAAAAGCTGGAATTACTCTCGGGAGGAACCTTTGGCATGGTTCATGCGGAGGACTTAAAACGAATGTCAGCCAGCGGCTGGATATGGGAAGACACCCAATCCCTATACCTGACCGAGTCAGGAAAACTATTCGCCGACCGCATCGCAAGCGATTTGTTTATTGATTAG